A genomic region of Nymphaea colorata isolate Beijing-Zhang1983 unplaced genomic scaffold, ASM883128v2 scaffold0717, whole genome shotgun sequence contains the following coding sequences:
- the LOC116245526 gene encoding uncharacterized protein LOC116245526: MSEYAVEGIIDRRLNKKSKKAHNLDQYEYRVKWVGYSVEESTWEPLKNLKYVKDMVQNSSKSSHKLEESEEEEKSEREESSDEENEESEEERPRKLRKRIYHEEEEPSNEKAPFEEEEISEKHGKETAPSVGSPNDEKLTVLGMCRGCNGEYLYYVESSNKLRSYKTRSYMVENYAESLLIFYEGKIVFSDPPEAQ, encoded by the exons ATGTCAGAGTACGCAGTTGAAGGCATCATCGATCGTCGCCTCaacaaaaagagtaaaaaagCGCATAACCTAGACCAGTACGAGTACAGGGTGAAATGGGTCGGCTACTCCGTCGAAGAGTCCACCTGGGAACCATTGAAAAACCTCAAGTACGTCAAGGACATGGTCCA GAATAGCTCGAAGTCCTCCCACAAGCTGGAGGAGTCCGAAGAGGAGGAAAAATCAGAGAGGGAGGAGAGCTCAGACGAGGAGAACGAGGAATCTGAGGAGGAAAGGCCCCGCAAGCTCAGAAAGAG GATCTATCATGAGGAGGAGGAGCCTTCCAATGAAAAGGCTCCATTTGAAGAGGAGGAGATTTCCGAAAAGCATGGCAAGGAGACCGCTCCCAGCGTTGGCAGCCCAAACGACGAGAAACTGACAGTTTTGGGAATGTGCAGGGGCTGCAACGGTGAATACCTCTACTACGTGGAGAGCAGCAACAAGCTTCGCAGCTACAAAACCCGTTCCTACATGGTGGAAAACTACGCCGAGAGCCTGCTCATTTTTTACGAGGGCAAGATCGTGTTCTCTGACCCTCCCGAGGCGCAGTGA